The nucleotide window GCCCGGCCCGCGGGCGGTGTCACGACGTCGACGCCGGCCGCGTCCGTGTCGAACAACGCGTCCAGCTCCGACAACGGCGGGTGTGACAGCGTGACGAGCGTCACGTCGTGGTTGCGAGCCAGCGCCTCACAGGCGTGGAGACAGACGGCGTCGGCGCCGCCACGGAGGTCGAGTGTGTTGTGAACGACAGCGACACGAGCCACTGAGGTGTGGATGGGTCCCGGCCGGTTTCAATCCGACGACCGCGTAGTCCGGCGGTTCCCGTCTCTCCGACTTCAATCCGACGACCGCGCAGTCCAGCGGTTCCTCTCCCCCCGGCTTCTTGTTCGTCCGGCCCGTAACTCGTTCGTGAACTGTCTGTTCGTCGGCGCGGGCGCGGCCGCCGAGGCGTACGCCACCGGGCTCTCGGCCACTCGCCTGTCTCTCTCGGCCGTCTGTGATCTCGACGCCGACCGCGCCGAGCGGCTGGCAGCCGAGACGGACGCCGCCGCGTACACCGACGTGGACACGATGCTGGCCGCGGAGTCGGCGCCGTTGGTCGTCGTGTTGACGAGCCACGCCGCCCACGCGGCCGTCACCCGGACTGCCCTCGCCGCGGACCGTCACGTCTTCTGTCAGAAGCCGTTGGCGCTGTCGCCCGACGACGCCTGGAGCCTCGTCGAGCTGGCCCGCGACCGTGGGCTGGCGCTGGGCTGTGCCCCCGTCTCCCCCCGCCACCCGGCACAGCGCCGTGTCGGCGAACTGCTGGCCGACGGCCGACTCGGCCCCGTCCGGCTGGGGTACGTCCACGCCCACGTCGGCCGGGTGACGGAGTGGCACGACAGCCCGGACTCGTTTCTCGACGTCGGCCCGTTGTACGACGGCGCCGTCTACCCGCTCACGTTGTTGACGGCGTGGTTCGGCCGCGTCGACCGGGTCCGGACGGCCGACGCGAGCGACCCCTGGCCGGACGACCGCCGGACGCCGTCGGCGCCCACTCACGTCGAGGCGACGCTGTCGTTCGCCGACGGCCCGCTCGTCCGGCTGACGACCAGTCTGTACGCCCCGCACCGCTCGCGGGAGTTCTCCAGTCTCGAACTCCACGGCGACGGCGGCTCGCTGTACCTCGGCGACTGTGGCGCCGGCACGGACGACCCGGAGACGGTCCAGTTCGGCCGCGAGGGGCGCGCGTACACCGCCGTCCCGCCGACGGCGCCGAGCCGCGAGGGTGGGTTCGCCGACGGCCCGGCGCGACTCGCCGCTCGGGTCGGCGACGGCGCCCGCCCGGTGTCGACGGCCGTCCGGGCCGCACACGTCGTCACCGTGGCCGACGCCGTCGACCGGGCCGCCACGACCGGCGACGCCGTCCCCGTGCCGGACCCGCCGACGGACGCGCCGTTCGCCCTCGACCGCCCGCCCGCCCCGTGCTACGGCGCCACCCCGCCCGCGACCCCGCCCGACGCCGGGGTCCGCCTCCCTCGTGTGGGTGTCGCGCCGCAGCCGGACGCGGGCGCCGACACGGTCGAGACCGCCGTCGACGCCGGCTGTCGGCTGTTCGTCGTCGACGGCGACACGGCCGAGACGGTCGGGGCGGCACTGTCGGGGCGCGGCGCTCCCGACCCGGCGACGGTCCACGTCGCCGCCGTCGTGGACGACCCGGACGCCGACGTGGACCGCGTCCGGTCGGCGCTCGGGCGGGCGGCCGACAGCCTCCTGTTGCGGGTCGACGCCGTCGACCCGCCCGCGCGGCCGGCGGTCTGGCGGGGGCTGACCGACCGCGCGCCGGTCGTCGGAGTCGCCGGGAGCGCCCCGGAGCTCGCGGAGACGGCCGTGGGGGTCGACAACCCGGCGCTCGTCGTCGCCGACGACACGCCGGTGACCCACTCGTCGGTGACACGGGCCCTGACCCACGTCGACGACGCGACGGCGGTGAGCGACGAGATCGACGCCGGCCGAGTGCCGGTGTCGACCGCGAGCGACCCCGAACGCGTCGTCACACACCTCGCCGCCGCCGGGGGTGTGTCGTGACTGCGACCGCGCGGCTCCCCCGGCGGCTCCGGGCGGAGGCGGCCGTCGCCGTCTCCGGCTCCGGGGTGGCGCTGGCCCTCGGCTACCTCCTGTTGACCGGGATCGGCGGGCTCGCCGAGACCTGGCTGGCGGTCGCGGCGCCGGCCGGGTTCGGCGTCGCCGTCTACCTCCGGCGGAACCTCCCGGACAACCACCCGGCCGACGGGACGGTCGCGGGGCTGCGCCGGACGCTGGGCGTCGCCAACGCCGTCACGCTCGCCCGTGGACTGGCGTACGCCGGCGCCGCCGGCTTCCTGTTCGTCCCGCGGACGACCGCCGTCGCCGCGCTGCCGGCGGTGCTGTACGGCGGCGGTGTCCTGCTGGACGCCGTCGACGGTGTCGTCGCCCGCCGTGTCGGCCAGACGACGCGTCTCGGCGAGCGGCTGGACATGGCGTACGACACGCTGGGGTTCGTCGTCGCGCCCGCAGTGGCGGTCGCCTGGGGGCGGCTGCCGGCCGTCTACCTCGCGTTGGCGGCCGCTCGCTACCTCTACCGCGCCGGACTGACGGTCGAGCGGCGGCGTGGTCGCCGGATCCGGCCGTTGCCGCCGGGGCGATTCCGCCGCCCGCTGGCGGGCTGGCAGATGCTGTTTCTGACCGTCGCGCTCTCGCCGGTCGTGCCGGCGACGACGCTGCACGCCGTCGCGCCGGTCGCGTTGGCGCCGTCGTTGCTCGTGTTCGCACGCGACTACCTGGCCGTCACCGGACGCCTCCCACGCCACGGGACCGACCCGTCGGGACGGCCGGCCGACGACTGACACCGAGGCGACAGAGGAAAGTCGGTGTGGCTCCAGGCGTGTACGAGGCGACAGACAGTGAGTGGCACACGACGCGCGCTGGTGTTCACCGGGCCGCGGTCCGTCGCGGTCCACGAGCGACCGGCACCGACGCTCGCGACCGACGAACTCCGGGTCCAGACCACCTGTTCCGGCGTCTCCGCCGGGACGGAGCTGTTGGTGTACCGCGACCAGGTTCCGGGAGAGATGTCCGTCGACGCCACGCTGCCGGCGTTCGACGGCGACCAGTTCGAGTACCCGCTGACGTACGGCTACGCCGCCGTCGGCCGAGTGACGGACACCGGAGCCGACGTGGACGACGACTGGCTCGGTCGGCGCGTGTTCGGCTTCCACCCCCACGCCGAGACGTTCTGTGCGCGCCCGGAGTCGGTCGTCCGACTGCCCGACGGGCTCTCGACGGCCGCCGCGGCGACGTTGCCGACCGTCGAGACCGCGGTGACGCTCGTGTTGGACACTGCACCGCGGCTGGGCGAACGGGTCGCCGTGTTCGGCGCCGGCGTCGTCGGACTGGCGACCGTCGCGCTGCTGTCGGCGTTCCCGTTGTCGGAGTTGGCCGTCGTGGAGCCACAGCCCGAGCGGCGCGACCGAGCGGCCGCGCTCGGCGCCGACACCACGCTCACCCCCTCCGAGGCGGGGACGCTGGCCGAGCGCCGCCGGGCCGACGAGGCGTCCGGGCTGGACGCCGCCGTCGAGATCTCCGGCAACCCCGCCGCGCTGGACGACGCCGTCGCCGCCGTCGGCTACGACGGCCGCGTGACCGTCGGCTCCTGGTACGGCGAGAAACGCGCCGACCTGAACCTGGGCGGCGACTACCACCGCAGCCGGATCGCCATCGAGTCCAGCCAGGTGTCCACCGTCGACCCCGCGCTGCGTGGTCGGTGGAGCACGGATCGCCGGCTCCAGACTGCCGTCGACCGGGCACGGGACCTCCCGTTGTCGGAGTTCGTCACCCACCGCGTCCCGTTCGCCGAGGCGCCCCGAGCGTACGAACTGTTAGACGAGCCCGACGGCGAACGACCGCTCCAGGTCCTCCTGGAGTACGAGGACTGACGAGGCCAGGTGTCGCCCGCGGGACACCGCTCGCGGCCCGTCACCCGTGGTCCGCCGCCAGCGTCCCGAGACGCCCTCGACACCGCCGCTCGCGCGGCCACGCCAGCCCGTAAGTTTCCTGTTCCCGCCGGCCGTGGTGTGAGCGTGTACCGACTCGCCGTCTCGCGGACGTTCGTCGCACAGCACTTCCTCACGGTGCCCAGCCCGCCGCCGGGCGAGGGTGAGCCACACAGCCACACTTACGAGGTGGAGGCGGAGCTTCGCGCCGCCGAACTCGGCGAGTACGGCTACGTCGTCGACATCGACGCCGTCGAGGCGACGTTGGACGACCTGGTCGCCGACTACCGAGACACGTTGCTCAACGACCGCCCGGCGTTCGACGGTAACCCCAGCGTCGAGCGGTTCGCCCGGCTGTTCGGCGACCGGCTCGTCGAGACCGTCGACGACGACACGCTGGCGGGGGTCGACGGGCTGACCGTCCGGATGTGGGAAGACGACGTGGCCCGCGTGGCCCACGACCGCGACCTGTGACGGGGACCGAGGGCCACGACCACGCCGACACGCGCTACCTCGACGCCAAGGCGACCGTCGACGACCGCGCCCTGGACCGTCGGGTCGCCGACCGGCTCCGGGAGGAACTCCCGCCGTCGCCGACGGTGTTCGACGCCGGCTGTGGCACGGGCGTCACGCTCCCCCGGCTCCGCGAGTGGGGTGTCGAGCCCGCGGGCTACCGAGGCGTCGACACCGACGCCGGCCTCGTCGCGGCCGCCCGCGAGCGTCACGCCGCCGACACCGTCTCGTTCGCCGTCGGCGACGCCGTCGCGGCCGCCCGCGAGGCCGCGGACGGCTCGTTCGACCCGGACCTCGCCGTCGCCGGCTCCTTCCTCGATCTCGTCCCGGTCGGCGAGGCCGTCGACACACTCGCGGCCGCCGTCGGTCCCGGTGGGCTCGTGTACGCCCCGTTCACGTTCGACGGGAGGACTACGTTCGCGCCGGCACACCCGGCCGACGACCTCGTCGAACGGATCTACCACGAGACCATCGACGCCCAACCCGGTCGGAACGTCCGCGCTGGCCGCGCGGCCGTCGATCACTGTCGCCGGGCGGACGGCCAACTGCTCGCCGTCGGCGCTTCCGACTGGGTCGTCCGGGCGAACGACGACGGCTACCCGAACGACGAACGTTACTTCCTCTCGTGTATCCTGGGGTTCGTCGCCGACGCGTTGTTCGTAGACGGCGGCGACGGCGAGGGCCCGACGGACAGCGCCGAGGCAGAGAGTGTCGACGCGGACCCGACCGACCGCGCCGGCGGAGCAGTTGCCGACGCGGACCCGACCGACCGCGCCGGCGGAACAGTTGCCGACGCGGACCCGACCGACCGCGCCGGCGGAACAGTTGCCGACGCGGACCCGACCGACCGCGCCGGCGGAACAGTTGCCGACGCGGACCCGACCGACCGCGCCGCCACGGCCCTGACCGACACGGACCACACGGCCGCAGACCTGCGCGACTGGCTCCAGTGTCGTCGACGGCAGGCGGAGGCGGGCGAACTGGTCTACACCGCGAGCCAGTTCGACGTGCTGTACCGGGCGTGAGCTAGTCGGCGACCGCCTCGTCGCCGACCGTCGGCGCCGTCGGGTCCTGCACCCAGAGGTCGCCGAACAGGTCGTCCTGGCGGAGCCGCACCTCGCCGCGGTGCGCCAGGAACAGCAGGGCGAGGTACGTCTGGACGGGCGAGCCGCCGGCGGTCCGCACCTCGCGGAACAACACCTCCCGGCGACCGTTGTCGTACTGCCGGGTCAGCGCCGTCCGCACTTCGCCGATCACCGTCTCGATGTCCTCCTCGTGTGTCGTCTCCGTCACGTCGCCCTCGCCCGGCTCCGGCTCCGGTCGAGAGTCCGAGCCGCCACGGTACTGGAGGGTCTGTGTCCCCGACGGCTCCGTCTCTCCCGAGGTGTCGTACTCGCGTGACTCCTTCCACCGAGAGCCTCGCTCCGCCTCCCGCAGTTCCCGCACGAGCTCGTCCAGCGTCTCCGGGGACCCACGGGTGGAACGGCGCTCCAGCCGACGGTCCATCTCCGCCTCCAGGGCGTCCACCGGGTCGAAGTCGTCGTCGTCGTCCACCGCCTCCGGCCCGGCGCCGTCCCTGAACGCCGTCTCCCACGGCTCCGGCTCCTCGGACTCCGGCTCGTCGGGCTCCAACATCGCGTCCGACTTCATCCGCAACAGGACGCTCGCGTAGAACAACGCCCGTCCGGAGGTCCGGAGGTCGCGTTCCTCCAGCTCTGCCAGGAACGCGTCCGTCACGGCCACGATGTCGGTGTCCCAGGGGTCGATCTCGCCCCGTTTCGCCAACTGGACCAACACCTCCACCGGCTCCGTCTCCTCGTCGTCTGTGGCCGACCCACTGTTCGTACCGTCGTCGCCTGTGCCACCGTCGCCCGGGTCGCTGGCTCCACTGTCGTCGCCCGAGTCGGCGCTCCTGCCGTCGCCCGGGTCGCTGGCTCCACTGTCGTCGCCCGAGTCGGCGCTCCCGTCGTCACCGTCGCCGAACAGCCCCTCGGTGTCACGGTCGCGGTCGCTGCCGTGCCCCAACGGGATGTCCGGCACGTCGTCGTCAGTCATCCGCGGACACCTCCGTGCGGTCGCTCTCGCCGTCCAGTTGGATCCCGGTGACGGCCGAGACGTTGTCCTCCTGCATCGTCACGCCGACCGCCCGCTCGGAGCGGTCCAACAACGCCGACCGGTGGGAGACGACGACGAACTGCGCCTCCTCGGCGAGCTCGTCCACGAGTTCGCCCACTCGCTCGGCGTTGGCGGCGTCCAAGAACGCGTCTACCTCGTCCAGGGCGTAGAACGGCGCCGGGTTGTGCCGTTGGATGGCGAAGATGAACGCGAGCGCCGTCAGCGACTTCTCCCCGCCGCTCATCGCGTCCAGCCGTTGGACCGGCTTGTCCGCCGGCTGCGCTTTCATCGTCAGGCCACCGTCGAACGGCTCCTCGGGGTTCTCTAGGTGGAGCTCACCCGACCCCGAGGAGAGCCGTTGGAAGATCTCCCGGAAGTGGCCGTCGATGGAGTCGAACGCCGCCCGGAACGTCTCCCGCTTCTGGTCCTCGTAGGAGGCGATCCGGTCTTCGATCCCGTCGCGCTCCTCCGCGAGCACGTCTCGGCGTTCCTCGAGCTCTGCCAGCTCCGCCTCCACCTCGTCGTACTCCTCGATCGCCAGCATGTTGACCGGCTCCATCGCCGACATCTCCTGGCTCAACCGCTCGATCTCCGACTCCACCGTGTCGTGGTCCGGGATCTCCTCTGGGTCGTAGTCGCCGACCGACGACGACAGCCGGTCGATCTCCCGTCGGAGCTCGTCTGCCGTCGCCTCTAGGTCGTCCAGCCGACTGCTCGTCTCCTCGACGGCCGACTCCGCCTCGTCGCGTTCCGACTCCGCCGTCTGGAGCCGTTCGCGCAGCGTCGACCGTTCCTCCTTCAACCCGGCCAGCTCCTCTTCCAGTTCCGCGATCTCGTCGCGTTTCGCCGTCAGCTCCGACTCTAACTCCGCGACGCGGTCTTCGAACTCCTCGATCTTCGCCTCGGCGTCGGCCTTCCGTTCCTGGGCCGCCTCCACCGTGTCGTTGAGGTC belongs to Halobaculum sp. MBLA0143 and includes:
- a CDS encoding segregation/condensation protein A codes for the protein MTDDDVPDIPLGHGSDRDRDTEGLFGDGDDGSADSGDDSGASDPGDGRSADSGDDSGASDPGDGGTGDDGTNSGSATDDEETEPVEVLVQLAKRGEIDPWDTDIVAVTDAFLAELEERDLRTSGRALFYASVLLRMKSDAMLEPDEPESEEPEPWETAFRDGAGPEAVDDDDDFDPVDALEAEMDRRLERRSTRGSPETLDELVRELREAERGSRWKESREYDTSGETEPSGTQTLQYRGGSDSRPEPEPGEGDVTETTHEEDIETVIGEVRTALTRQYDNGRREVLFREVRTAGGSPVQTYLALLFLAHRGEVRLRQDDLFGDLWVQDPTAPTVGDEAVAD
- a CDS encoding Gfo/Idh/MocA family oxidoreductase translates to MNCLFVGAGAAAEAYATGLSATRLSLSAVCDLDADRAERLAAETDAAAYTDVDTMLAAESAPLVVVLTSHAAHAAVTRTALAADRHVFCQKPLALSPDDAWSLVELARDRGLALGCAPVSPRHPAQRRVGELLADGRLGPVRLGYVHAHVGRVTEWHDSPDSFLDVGPLYDGAVYPLTLLTAWFGRVDRVRTADASDPWPDDRRTPSAPTHVEATLSFADGPLVRLTTSLYAPHRSREFSSLELHGDGGSLYLGDCGAGTDDPETVQFGREGRAYTAVPPTAPSREGGFADGPARLAARVGDGARPVSTAVRAAHVVTVADAVDRAATTGDAVPVPDPPTDAPFALDRPPAPCYGATPPATPPDAGVRLPRVGVAPQPDAGADTVETAVDAGCRLFVVDGDTAETVGAALSGRGAPDPATVHVAAVVDDPDADVDRVRSALGRAADSLLLRVDAVDPPARPAVWRGLTDRAPVVGVAGSAPELAETAVGVDNPALVVADDTPVTHSSVTRALTHVDDATAVSDEIDAGRVPVSTASDPERVVTHLAAAGGVS
- a CDS encoding zinc-binding alcohol dehydrogenase, encoding MSGTRRALVFTGPRSVAVHERPAPTLATDELRVQTTCSGVSAGTELLVYRDQVPGEMSVDATLPAFDGDQFEYPLTYGYAAVGRVTDTGADVDDDWLGRRVFGFHPHAETFCARPESVVRLPDGLSTAAAATLPTVETAVTLVLDTAPRLGERVAVFGAGVVGLATVALLSAFPLSELAVVEPQPERRDRAAALGADTTLTPSEAGTLAERRRADEASGLDAAVEISGNPAALDDAVAAVGYDGRVTVGSWYGEKRADLNLGGDYHRSRIAIESSQVSTVDPALRGRWSTDRRLQTAVDRARDLPLSEFVTHRVPFAEAPRAYELLDEPDGERPLQVLLEYED
- a CDS encoding 6-pyruvoyl tetrahydropterin synthase family protein is translated as MYRLAVSRTFVAQHFLTVPSPPPGEGEPHSHTYEVEAELRAAELGEYGYVVDIDAVEATLDDLVADYRDTLLNDRPAFDGNPSVERFARLFGDRLVETVDDDTLAGVDGLTVRMWEDDVARVAHDRDL
- a CDS encoding class I SAM-dependent methyltransferase, translated to MTGTEGHDHADTRYLDAKATVDDRALDRRVADRLREELPPSPTVFDAGCGTGVTLPRLREWGVEPAGYRGVDTDAGLVAAARERHAADTVSFAVGDAVAAAREAADGSFDPDLAVAGSFLDLVPVGEAVDTLAAAVGPGGLVYAPFTFDGRTTFAPAHPADDLVERIYHETIDAQPGRNVRAGRAAVDHCRRADGQLLAVGASDWVVRANDDGYPNDERYFLSCILGFVADALFVDGGDGEGPTDSAEAESVDADPTDRAGGAVADADPTDRAGGTVADADPTDRAGGTVADADPTDRAGGTVADADPTDRAATALTDTDHTAADLRDWLQCRRRQAEAGELVYTASQFDVLYRA
- a CDS encoding CDP-alcohol phosphatidyltransferase family protein, with translation MTATARLPRRLRAEAAVAVSGSGVALALGYLLLTGIGGLAETWLAVAAPAGFGVAVYLRRNLPDNHPADGTVAGLRRTLGVANAVTLARGLAYAGAAGFLFVPRTTAVAALPAVLYGGGVLLDAVDGVVARRVGQTTRLGERLDMAYDTLGFVVAPAVAVAWGRLPAVYLALAAARYLYRAGLTVERRRGRRIRPLPPGRFRRPLAGWQMLFLTVALSPVVPATTLHAVAPVALAPSLLVFARDYLAVTGRLPRHGTDPSGRPADD